From a single Bacillus pumilus genomic region:
- the pyrR gene encoding bifunctional pyr operon transcriptional regulator/uracil phosphoribosyltransferase PyrR, producing the protein MEQKAVILDEQAIRRALTRIAHEMIERNKGMKDVILAGIKTRGIHLAKRLAERIEQIEGNPVTVGELDITLYRDDLTKKTDNQDPLVKGADIPADINEKTLIVVDDVLFTGRTVRAAMDALVDVGRPSSIQLAVLVDRGHRELPIRADYIGKNIPTSKAETVMVQLNEVDQNDLVAIYEK; encoded by the coding sequence ATGGAACAAAAAGCAGTCATTCTTGATGAGCAGGCGATCAGACGAGCGCTTACCCGAATTGCACATGAAATGATCGAGCGCAACAAAGGGATGAAGGATGTCATCCTTGCCGGGATCAAGACAAGAGGTATTCATCTTGCAAAGCGCCTTGCAGAGCGCATTGAGCAAATTGAAGGAAATCCAGTCACTGTAGGTGAACTTGATATTACGCTATACCGTGATGACCTGACAAAAAAGACAGACAACCAAGACCCGCTTGTAAAGGGTGCAGACATTCCAGCTGACATTAATGAGAAAACACTGATCGTCGTTGACGATGTCCTGTTTACAGGTAGAACCGTCAGAGCGGCAATGGATGCCCTTGTGGATGTAGGAAGACCATCCTCCATTCAGCTTGCTGTTCTCGTCGACCGAGGACACCGGGAGCTACCGATTCGAGCGGATTATATCGGGAAGAACATTCCGACATCAAAAGCAGAGACAGTCATGGTTCAGCTGAATGAAGTAGATCAAAACGACCTTGTCGCTATATATGAAAAATAA
- a CDS encoding uracil-xanthine permease family protein — protein sequence MSQQKANLGIRDIPKPFTWLSLSLQHLFAMFGATILVPKIIDMSPAVALISSGVGTIVYLIITRGQIPAYLGSSFAFIAPILNVKATGGPGAAMVGAFMAGVAYALIALFIKWLGTGWLMKLLPPVVVGPVIMVIGLGLAGTAVNMAMYVDPNATELVYSLKHLMVAGFTLAVTIISMIFLRGFLSLIPVLIGIISGYLFALTQGIVNFQPVIDAKWFAVPDFVVPFADYTPAVTLSILTVMVPVAFVTMSEHIGHQVVLSKVVGQDFIKKPGLHRSILGDSAATIFASLIGGPPTTTYGENIGVLAITRVFSIFVIGGAAVFAICFGFVGKISALISTVPSAVMGGVSFLLFGIIASSGLRILIDHKVNFEEKRNLIIASVILVIGIGGAFIEVKQINLTLSGMALAAITGVLLNLILPHQKSDDDESNESNTENLLKEVQ from the coding sequence ATGAGTCAGCAAAAAGCCAATTTAGGCATTCGAGATATCCCAAAACCGTTCACATGGCTATCACTTAGCCTTCAGCATTTGTTTGCCATGTTCGGTGCAACCATTCTTGTACCAAAAATCATTGATATGAGTCCAGCCGTCGCGCTCATCTCAAGTGGTGTTGGAACCATTGTTTACTTAATTATCACAAGAGGACAAATTCCGGCGTATCTTGGATCGTCCTTTGCCTTTATCGCCCCCATACTAAATGTGAAAGCAACAGGCGGCCCTGGAGCCGCAATGGTCGGTGCATTCATGGCGGGTGTCGCTTATGCACTCATTGCACTATTTATTAAATGGCTCGGCACAGGGTGGCTGATGAAACTTCTGCCGCCGGTCGTCGTAGGGCCAGTCATTATGGTCATTGGTCTCGGACTCGCTGGAACAGCTGTCAATATGGCGATGTATGTTGATCCAAATGCAACCGAGCTTGTTTACAGTCTGAAGCACTTAATGGTTGCTGGCTTCACACTGGCTGTCACCATTATCAGTATGATTTTCCTAAGAGGATTCCTTAGCTTGATCCCAGTACTCATCGGAATTATCAGCGGCTATCTCTTTGCCTTAACACAAGGGATTGTAAACTTCCAGCCGGTCATTGATGCAAAATGGTTTGCTGTACCAGACTTCGTCGTACCATTTGCCGATTACACACCTGCTGTCACTTTAAGCATTCTCACCGTAATGGTGCCGGTTGCCTTTGTGACAATGTCTGAGCACATCGGCCACCAAGTGGTGTTAAGTAAAGTTGTAGGGCAAGATTTTATTAAAAAACCAGGTCTTCATCGCTCCATTTTAGGAGACAGTGCAGCGACGATCTTCGCTTCACTCATTGGCGGACCACCAACCACAACGTATGGAGAAAACATTGGCGTACTTGCCATCACAAGAGTGTTCAGTATCTTCGTCATCGGCGGAGCCGCAGTCTTTGCGATCTGCTTCGGCTTTGTCGGAAAAATTTCAGCATTAATCAGTACAGTACCGTCTGCAGTCATGGGGGGCGTTTCGTTCCTGCTCTTTGGGATCATTGCTTCAAGCGGTCTGAGAATCCTGATTGATCATAAAGTGAATTTTGAAGAAAAACGTAATCTCATTATCGCTTCAGTCATCTTAGTCATCGGAATTGGCGGAGCATTCATTGAGGTGAAACAAATCAACCTCACACTATCTGGAATGGCACTTGCAGCCATTACAGGCGTCCTGCTAAACCTGATCCTGCCGCATCAAAAATCGGACGATGACGAGTCAAATGAATCGAATACAGAAAACCTTTTAAAAGAAGTCCAGTGA
- a CDS encoding aspartate carbamoyltransferase catalytic subunit, with amino-acid sequence MNDLSTMSSLSKEEILQLIEEATALKQGKQELGLAGEFVANLFFEPSTRTRFSFEVAEKKLGMNVLSLDAASTSVQKGETLYDTVKTLESIGVKACVIRDSTDEYYNELIGKVGIPIINAGDGCGQHPTQSLLDLMTIYEEFGGFEGLTISIHGDIKHSRVARSNAEVLSRLGATVLFSGPASFQDEQNPHGTYVQVDEAIRQSDVVMLLRIQHERHAEKMGSEDYLSTYGLTVNRANNMKKRAIIMHPAPVNRGVEIDDSLVESKQSRIFKQMENGVYVRMAVLKRAFQNSRLHQKGRDSVYVISH; translated from the coding sequence ATGAATGATCTATCGACAATGAGCAGCTTATCTAAAGAAGAGATTTTACAGCTAATTGAAGAAGCAACGGCTCTCAAACAGGGGAAGCAAGAGCTTGGTTTAGCGGGAGAATTTGTAGCAAATCTCTTCTTTGAACCAAGCACAAGAACACGATTTAGCTTCGAAGTCGCCGAAAAGAAACTGGGGATGAATGTACTGAGCTTAGATGCGGCAAGCACCTCCGTTCAAAAAGGCGAAACCCTATACGATACGGTAAAAACGCTTGAATCCATCGGTGTGAAAGCTTGTGTGATCAGAGACAGCACCGATGAATATTACAACGAGCTAATCGGGAAAGTTGGGATTCCCATCATCAATGCTGGAGATGGCTGCGGGCAGCACCCGACCCAATCACTGCTTGACCTAATGACCATCTATGAAGAGTTTGGCGGCTTTGAGGGCTTAACGATTTCGATACATGGAGACATCAAGCATAGCAGGGTGGCAAGGTCGAATGCTGAAGTACTCTCAAGGCTCGGAGCGACAGTCCTTTTCTCAGGGCCTGCTTCCTTCCAAGATGAGCAAAACCCTCACGGAACGTATGTCCAAGTAGACGAAGCCATTAGACAATCTGATGTGGTGATGCTGCTTAGAATTCAGCATGAACGGCATGCTGAAAAAATGGGCAGTGAAGATTACTTATCGACTTATGGATTAACAGTAAACAGGGCAAACAACATGAAAAAACGAGCCATTATCATGCATCCAGCACCAGTAAACAGAGGTGTGGAGATAGATGATTCTTTAGTAGAATCCAAGCAGTCACGAATTTTTAAGCAAATGGAAAATGGCGTTTATGTCCGAATGGCCGTATTAAAAAGAGCTTTTCAAAATAGCAGACTACATCAAAAAGGGAGAGATTCTGTCTATGTCATATCTCATTAA
- a CDS encoding dihydroorotase → MSYLIKNGFILTSTGEKVQQDIRVEGKVIQAIGHLEREDGEEVIDAKGLFVSPGLIDLHVHLREPGGEKKETIETGSKAAARGGYTTIAAMPNTRPVPDTKEQMEWLMNRIEETSSVRVLPYASITIRQIGEEMTDFAALKEAGAFAFTDDGVGIQTAGMMYEAMKKAASLDQAIVAHCEDNSLIYGGCVHEGEFSKANELNGIPSICESVHIARDVLLAEAANCHYHVCHISTKESVRVVRDAKKAGIRVTAEVSPHHLLLCDADIPGLDTNFKMNPPLRGKEDREALIEGLLDGTIDFIATDHAPHTEEEKNETMQRAPFGIVGLETAFPLLYTRFVKTGEWTLKELVDYMTIKPAEAFSLPYGKLEEGQTADITLIDLNKEMAIDKKSFLSKGQNTPFDKLTVSGWPVMTLASGKVVYEEGRLVK, encoded by the coding sequence ATGTCATATCTCATTAAAAACGGTTTTATCTTAACAAGCACAGGCGAAAAAGTGCAGCAGGATATTAGGGTAGAAGGAAAAGTGATTCAAGCAATTGGTCACTTAGAAAGAGAAGACGGAGAAGAGGTTATTGATGCTAAAGGACTATTTGTGTCACCAGGCTTGATTGATCTGCATGTGCATTTAAGAGAGCCAGGCGGAGAGAAAAAGGAAACGATTGAAACAGGCTCTAAAGCAGCTGCAAGAGGTGGGTATACGACGATTGCAGCTATGCCAAATACACGCCCAGTTCCAGATACAAAAGAGCAAATGGAATGGCTCATGAATCGAATTGAAGAGACCTCTTCTGTGAGAGTACTACCATACGCTTCTATCACAATTAGACAGATAGGGGAAGAGATGACGGACTTTGCAGCACTAAAAGAAGCAGGCGCCTTCGCCTTTACAGATGACGGAGTCGGCATCCAAACAGCAGGCATGATGTACGAAGCGATGAAAAAGGCAGCAAGTCTTGATCAAGCCATTGTCGCGCACTGTGAAGATAACTCGCTCATTTACGGCGGGTGCGTTCATGAAGGGGAATTTTCAAAAGCAAATGAATTAAACGGAATACCGTCCATTTGTGAATCGGTGCATATTGCAAGAGATGTTCTTTTAGCAGAAGCAGCGAATTGTCATTATCATGTATGTCATATCAGTACGAAAGAATCTGTGCGAGTCGTTCGCGATGCAAAAAAAGCTGGTATCCGTGTGACGGCTGAGGTATCACCGCATCACCTGCTTTTATGTGATGCAGATATCCCAGGGCTTGATACGAACTTTAAAATGAATCCGCCGCTTAGAGGAAAAGAGGATCGCGAGGCACTGATCGAGGGACTTTTAGATGGAACGATTGATTTCATTGCAACAGATCATGCCCCGCATACAGAAGAAGAAAAGAACGAAACGATGCAGCGAGCACCTTTTGGGATTGTCGGGCTTGAAACAGCGTTCCCGCTTCTGTATACACGATTTGTTAAAACAGGCGAATGGACATTAAAAGAACTCGTTGATTATATGACGATCAAGCCAGCAGAAGCCTTCTCCCTTCCATATGGAAAACTGGAAGAAGGGCAAACGGCGGATATCACACTCATTGATTTAAACAAAGAAATGGCAATCGATAAAAAAAGCTTCTTATCAAAAGGGCAAAATACACCGTTTGACAAATTGACTGTATCAGGATGGCCGGTCATGACACTTGCATCTGGGAAAGTCGTGTATGAAGAGGGGAGACTAGTAAAATGA
- a CDS encoding carbamoyl phosphate synthase small subunit, which translates to MKRRLVLENGTVFEGTGFGSLDSSVGEVVFNTGMTGYQEILSDPSYCGQIVTLTYPLIGNYGINRDDFESITPFVKGLIVKELCEKPSNWRSSYSLDEYLKMKNIPGLSGIDTRKLTRMIRSAGTLRGAFAGPDEQVEEVVRRLQTMQLPTDQVSQVSVKNAYPSPGRGKRIVLVDFGMKHGILRELNKRDCDVIVVPYNITADEVLQLKPDGIMLSNGPGDPVDVPEAVEMIQQLIGKVPLFGICLGHQLFALACGASTEKMKFGHRGSNHPVKELATGKVTLTSQNHGYTVSTINEDVLEVTHIALNDNTIEGLKHKEAPAFTVQYHPEASPGPEDANYLFDQFMDMIHTTEKEGEEVCQNV; encoded by the coding sequence ATGAAGAGACGCTTAGTGCTAGAAAACGGAACAGTATTCGAAGGAACAGGCTTTGGCAGCTTAGATTCGTCAGTCGGAGAAGTTGTCTTTAATACAGGAATGACAGGCTATCAAGAAATTTTGTCTGATCCATCATACTGCGGACAAATTGTCACGCTTACTTATCCGCTTATCGGCAACTACGGGATTAACCGTGATGATTTTGAATCGATCACACCCTTTGTAAAAGGGCTGATCGTGAAGGAGCTTTGTGAAAAACCTTCAAACTGGCGCTCTTCATACTCACTCGATGAATATTTGAAAATGAAAAATATTCCAGGTCTTAGCGGAATCGATACACGTAAGCTGACGAGAATGATTCGAAGCGCAGGGACTTTAAGAGGGGCGTTTGCAGGACCGGATGAACAAGTGGAAGAGGTAGTTCGCCGCCTTCAAACAATGCAGCTGCCAACTGATCAAGTGAGTCAAGTTTCTGTGAAAAATGCGTATCCAAGCCCAGGAAGAGGAAAAAGAATTGTCCTTGTTGATTTCGGCATGAAACACGGCATTTTGCGCGAGCTGAACAAACGTGACTGTGATGTCATCGTGGTGCCATACAATATCACAGCAGATGAAGTACTGCAATTAAAGCCTGATGGGATCATGCTTTCAAACGGCCCTGGGGATCCTGTTGATGTACCAGAAGCAGTTGAGATGATTCAGCAATTGATTGGAAAGGTTCCGCTCTTTGGCATTTGCCTTGGACATCAATTATTCGCTCTTGCGTGCGGTGCAAGTACTGAAAAAATGAAATTCGGTCATAGAGGCTCAAATCACCCAGTGAAAGAGCTAGCAACCGGCAAGGTGACACTAACATCTCAAAACCACGGCTACACAGTTAGTACCATTAACGAGGACGTGCTTGAAGTCACACATATCGCACTAAATGACAATACAATTGAAGGATTAAAGCATAAAGAAGCACCAGCATTCACTGTCCAGTACCACCCAGAAGCATCACCAGGTCCAGAAGATGCAAACTACTTATTCGACCAGTTCATGGACATGATTCATACAACTGAGAAAGAAGGGGAAGAAGTATGCCAAAACGTGTAG
- the carB gene encoding carbamoyl-phosphate synthase (glutamine-hydrolyzing) large subunit, whose protein sequence is MPKRVDIKKILVIGSGPIIIGQAAEFDYAGTQACLALKEEGYEVVLVNSNPATIMTDTEMADKVYIEPLTPEFLTRIIRKERPDAILPTLGGQTGLNLAVELSDLGVLAECGVEVLGTKLSAIQKAEDRDLFRNLMNELNEPVPESEIIHNLEEAMAFTNQIGFPVIVRPAYTLGGTGGGICTNEQELKEIVENGLKLSPVTQCLLEKSIAGFKEIEYEVMRDSGDHAIVVCNMENFDPVGIHTGDSIVVAPSQTLSDREYQLLRNVSLKLIRALGIEGGCNVQLAIDPDSFQYYIIEVNPRVSRSSALASKATGYPIAKLAAKIAVGLTLDEMMNPVTGKTYAAFEPALDYIVSKIPRWPFDKFESANRRLGTQMKATGEVMAIGRTLEESLLKAVRSLEADVHHIELKDEADITNEVLEKRIIKAGDERLFYIAEALRRGYTVEQIHEFSKIDYFFLHKLEGIITFEKTLKENKGNTDVLKEAKEKGFSDIYISREWKMNEADVYKLRQEAGIVPVYKMVDTCAAEFESETPYFYSTYEDENESERTDKKSVIVLGSGPIRIGQGVEFDYATVHSVWAIKQAGYEAIIINNNPETVSTDFSISDKLYFEPLTVEDVMHIIDLEQPEGVVVQFGGQTAINLADELSNRGVKILGTSLEDLDRAENRDKFEQTLETLGVPQPKGKTATSVPEAVAIANQIGYPVLVRPSYVLGGRAMEIVYQEEELLHYMENAVKVNPQHPVLIDKYLTGKEIEVDAVSDGETVVIPGIMEHIERAGVHSGDSIAVYPPQTLSEEIKAKIAEYTIKLAKGLNIIGLLNIQFVLSKGEVYVLEVNPRSSRTVPFLSKITGIPMANLATKVILGEKLKNYGYEEGLHTEQEGVYVKVPVFSFAKLRRVDITLGPEMKSTGEVMGKDVTIEKALYKGLIASGIQIPNDGTVLLTVADKDKEEGLEIARRFHSIGYHILATEGTANYLKQASIPSSVVGKIGEEGKNLLDVIRNGEAQFVINTLTKGKQPARDGFRIRREAVENGVACLTSLDTAEAILRVLESMTFRADEMPEVKTNAEVTVTI, encoded by the coding sequence ATGCCAAAACGTGTAGATATCAAAAAGATTTTAGTCATCGGATCAGGTCCAATCATCATCGGTCAGGCAGCGGAGTTTGACTATGCAGGCACACAGGCTTGCTTAGCGCTAAAAGAAGAGGGCTATGAAGTTGTTCTTGTGAATTCCAATCCGGCGACCATCATGACAGATACAGAAATGGCCGATAAGGTATACATCGAACCACTGACACCAGAATTTTTAACACGAATCATTCGAAAAGAACGTCCTGATGCGATTTTACCAACACTTGGCGGACAAACTGGGCTTAATCTTGCTGTTGAATTATCAGACCTTGGCGTATTAGCTGAATGCGGCGTTGAAGTATTAGGAACAAAGCTGTCAGCTATTCAAAAAGCAGAGGACAGAGATTTATTCCGTAATTTAATGAATGAACTAAATGAGCCAGTGCCGGAAAGTGAAATCATCCATAACCTAGAAGAAGCAATGGCGTTTACGAATCAAATCGGTTTCCCTGTCATTGTGAGACCAGCTTATACATTAGGCGGAACAGGTGGCGGAATTTGTACAAATGAGCAAGAATTAAAAGAAATCGTCGAAAACGGTTTGAAGCTGAGCCCAGTCACACAATGTTTGCTTGAAAAAAGTATTGCAGGCTTTAAAGAAATTGAATATGAAGTCATGCGTGATAGCGGTGACCATGCGATCGTTGTTTGTAACATGGAGAACTTTGATCCAGTTGGTATCCACACAGGTGACAGTATCGTTGTGGCGCCAAGCCAAACGTTAAGTGACCGTGAATACCAGCTGCTTCGTAATGTGTCGCTCAAGCTGATCAGAGCACTTGGCATTGAAGGCGGATGTAACGTACAGCTGGCAATTGACCCAGACAGCTTTCAATACTATATCATCGAAGTAAACCCGCGCGTGAGTCGTTCTTCAGCTCTTGCGTCGAAAGCAACGGGTTATCCAATCGCAAAACTTGCAGCGAAAATTGCTGTCGGCTTAACACTTGATGAAATGATGAACCCAGTCACAGGTAAAACCTATGCTGCCTTCGAGCCGGCACTTGACTATATTGTGTCTAAAATTCCGCGCTGGCCGTTTGATAAATTCGAATCTGCCAACAGACGTCTTGGCACGCAAATGAAAGCAACTGGTGAAGTGATGGCGATCGGCCGTACATTAGAAGAGTCACTTCTAAAGGCTGTCCGTTCACTTGAAGCGGACGTGCATCACATTGAATTAAAAGACGAAGCAGACATCACAAACGAAGTGCTTGAAAAGCGGATTATCAAAGCAGGAGATGAGCGTCTGTTTTATATCGCTGAGGCGCTTAGAAGAGGCTATACGGTTGAACAAATACATGAATTCTCAAAAATTGATTACTTCTTCCTTCATAAACTGGAAGGCATCATTACATTTGAAAAAACATTAAAAGAAAACAAAGGCAATACAGACGTACTAAAAGAAGCGAAAGAAAAAGGCTTCTCAGACATCTATATTAGCCGCGAGTGGAAGATGAACGAAGCGGATGTTTACAAGCTGAGACAAGAAGCAGGCATTGTACCTGTCTACAAAATGGTGGATACATGTGCAGCAGAATTTGAATCCGAGACGCCATATTTCTACAGCACGTATGAAGATGAAAATGAATCAGAACGGACAGATAAGAAAAGTGTCATCGTGTTAGGATCGGGACCTATCCGAATCGGACAAGGCGTTGAATTTGATTATGCGACGGTTCATTCTGTGTGGGCAATTAAACAAGCAGGCTATGAAGCAATCATTATTAACAACAACCCTGAAACGGTCTCAACAGACTTTAGTATTTCAGACAAGCTCTACTTTGAACCACTCACTGTAGAAGATGTGATGCACATCATCGATCTTGAGCAGCCTGAAGGAGTCGTCGTTCAATTCGGCGGACAAACGGCAATCAACCTAGCAGATGAATTATCAAATAGAGGGGTGAAGATTCTCGGCACTTCTCTTGAAGACCTAGACCGCGCAGAAAACCGGGACAAGTTTGAACAAACATTAGAAACACTCGGCGTGCCGCAGCCTAAAGGAAAAACAGCTACGTCTGTGCCTGAGGCTGTAGCGATTGCTAATCAGATCGGCTACCCAGTTCTTGTCCGTCCTTCCTACGTATTAGGCGGCCGTGCAATGGAAATCGTTTATCAAGAAGAAGAGCTTCTTCACTACATGGAGAATGCAGTGAAAGTCAATCCGCAGCACCCAGTGTTAATTGACAAGTATTTAACAGGAAAAGAAATCGAAGTAGATGCCGTATCTGATGGGGAAACGGTCGTGATTCCAGGCATTATGGAACATATTGAAAGAGCCGGGGTTCACTCTGGTGACTCGATTGCGGTGTATCCGCCGCAAACATTGTCTGAGGAGATCAAAGCGAAGATCGCAGAATACACGATTAAGCTCGCAAAAGGACTCAACATTATTGGGCTGCTAAACATTCAATTTGTCCTCTCAAAGGGTGAAGTGTACGTACTTGAAGTGAATCCGCGTTCAAGCCGGACAGTTCCTTTCTTAAGTAAAATCACGGGCATCCCGATGGCCAACCTAGCGACAAAAGTCATTTTAGGTGAAAAACTTAAAAACTATGGCTACGAGGAAGGACTTCACACAGAGCAAGAAGGTGTCTACGTCAAAGTTCCAGTCTTCTCTTTTGCAAAACTAAGAAGAGTCGATATTACACTAGGACCTGAAATGAAATCAACAGGTGAAGTCATGGGGAAAGATGTCACAATCGAAAAAGCTCTTTACAAAGGATTAATTGCATCAGGCATTCAAATTCCTAATGACGGAACAGTTCTGCTAACAGTGGCTGATAAAGATAAAGAAGAAGGACTTGAGATTGCAAGAAGGTTCCATTCAATCGGCTATCATATTTTAGCGACAGAAGGAACAGCGAATTACTTAAAACAAGCCTCCATCCCATCAAGTGTTGTTGGCAAAATAGGAGAAGAAGGCAAAAACCTTCTCGATGTCATTCGAAACGGGGAAGCCCAGTTTGTCATCAACACTCTGACAAAAGGAAAACAGCCAGCAAGAGACGGCTTTAGAATCAGACGTGAAGCTGTTGAAAATGGTGTGGCATGCCTCACGTCACTAGATACAGCAGAAGCCATTTTAAGAGTGCTGGAAAGCATGACATTTAGAGCGGACGAAATGCCAGAAGTGAAAACGAATGCTGAGGTGACAGTAACGATATGA